One Oncorhynchus masou masou isolate Uvic2021 chromosome 27, UVic_Omas_1.1, whole genome shotgun sequence genomic window carries:
- the LOC135515322 gene encoding protein Wnt-16-like, with protein MERRSGCGVHQICFLFLLLFSLYPVCCRASWMWLGITSVGVPEKLGCANLPLTHKQKDLCKRKPHLLSSIKAGARIGIAECQTQFEHERWNCSTTDELSVFGYELTSGTKETAFIHAVMAAGLVQAVTRSCSAGNMTECGCDTSLQGTGSPSEGWHWGGCSDHIQYGTWFSRKFIDNSVKNMSSARGGDALLTMNQHNSEAGRQAVAKTMATDCRCHGVSGSCAVKTCWRTMASFERVGNFLKERYEGSVQVLDRSKRKVRRKEKDQRRVPIGKEELIFLNKSPNYCLEDRRWGVAGTRGRRCNRTSAGPDGCNLLCCGRGYNTHVVRHVERCECKFVWCCYVRCQKCESMNDMHTCK; from the exons ATGGAGAGAAGAAGCGGCTGCGGAGTACACCAGATCTGCTTTCTGTTTCTCTTACTGTTTTCACTGTATCCTGTCTGCTGTCGAGCCAGTTGGAT GTGGTTGGGAATAACCTCCGTGGGAGTACCGGAGAAGCTGGGCTGCGCCAATCTCCCGCTGACGCACAAGCAGAAGGACCTGTGCAAGAGAAAGCCCCATCTCCTGTCAAGTATCAAGGCCGGCGCGCGCATCGGCATCGCGGAGTGCCAGACGCAGTTCGAGCACGAGCGGTGGAACTGTTCTACCACCGATGAGCTCTCTGTGTTCGGCTACGAGCTAACCAGTG GGACCAAGGAGACGGCGTTTATCCACGCGGTGATGGCGGCGGGGCTGGTCCAGGCAGTGACGCGCTCCTGCAGTGCAGGCAACATGACGGAATGTGGCTGTGACACCAGCCTGCAGGGCACAGGCTCGCCCAGCGAAGGGTGGCACTGGGGCGGCTGCTCAGACCATATCCAGTACGGTACATGGTTCAGCAGGAAGTTCATAGATAATTCAGTGAAGAATATGTCCTCAGCCAGGGGAGGGGATGCTCTGCTCACCATGAACCAGCACAACAGTGAAGCCGGGAGACAG GCCGTCGCCAAGACGATGGCCACCGACTGCCGTTGCCACGGCGTGTCGGGCTCGTGCGCCGTGAAGACGTGCTGGCGCACCATGGCGTCGTTCGAGCGCGTGGGCAACTTCCTGAAGGAGCGCTACGAGGGAAGCGTGCAGGTGCTGGACCGCTCCAAGAGGAaggtgaggaggaaggagaaggaccaGCGCCGCGTGCCCATCGGGAAGGAAGAACTTATCTTCCTCAACAAGTCTCCTAACTACTGTCTGGAGGACCGGCGCTGGGGCGTGGCGGGCACTAGAGGGCGCCGGTGTAACCGCACCTCGGCCGGGCCCGACGGGTGTAACCTGCTCTGCTGCGGTCGAGGGTACAATACACACGTGGTTCGCCACGTAGAGAGGTGCGAGTGTAAGTTTGTGTGGTGCTGCTATGTGAGGTGTCAGAAGTGTGAGAGCATGAATGACATGCACACCTGTAaatag